TAATCGGCTTCATGGATGATTATCTCAAGGCGGTAAAACATCAGCCGAAAGGGATGGTGGCGCGCAAGAAACTGATTGGACAGTTATCGCTAGGGCTTGTCTTTGGACTGGTGCTGACCTTTCTTCCCCCCAATCCCAGTTTTGACGGCACCACCGGCATACCGTTTCTGAAAAATTATATTCTGAATCTGGGGATACTTTATATCCCTTTTGTGGCGCTGGTCATTACCGGGTTTTCCAATGGCGTGAATCTGTCGGACGGACTTGATGGCCTGGCGATCGGCCTTTCCGGTATCTGCTTTGTGGCGTTTACCGGACTGACTTATGTAACCGGGCGCGCCGACTTCTCCAATTATCTTCAGATTGAATATATACCGGGCGCGGGGGAGATGGCGGTTTATTGCGGCGCGGCATTGGGCGCGGCGATAGGCTTTCTCTGGTTTAATTCTCATCCGGCCGAGGTTTTTATGGGGGACACCGGCGCCCTGGCGCTGGGAGGAGCGCTGGGAGCGATCGCGGTTCTGATTAAGAAAGAGCTGATACTGGTGATTGTCGGCGGGGTCTTTGTAATAGAGGCACTGTCGGTTGTAATACAGGTTTTA
The DNA window shown above is from Candidatus Zixiibacteriota bacterium and carries:
- the mraY gene encoding phospho-N-acetylmuramoyl-pentapeptide-transferase; amino-acid sequence: MLYFLFTSLVGYVSGFNLFRYITFRTAAATITAILITLFLGPYFIRLLRKFQIKEKIRTDGPQTHLAKEGTPTMGGIIILTAIIIPTVLWADMTNYFILMILLTTFWLGLIGFMDDYLKAVKHQPKGMVARKKLIGQLSLGLVFGLVLTFLPPNPSFDGTTGIPFLKNYILNLGILYIPFVALVITGFSNGVNLSDGLDGLAIGLSGICFVAFTGLTYVTGRADFSNYLQIEYIPGAGEMAVYCGAALGAAIGFLWFNSHPAEVFMGDTGALALGGALGAIAVLIKKELILVIVGGVFVIEALSVVIQVLSYRYRGGKRVFKMAPLHHHFELLGWPESKVVIRFWIIGALFALLTLSTLKIR